From the genome of Bacillus sp. V2I10:
AAATACGTTTCCGTTATTCTTACAGGTACATATCCTAATCGCTGTCGGATGATATTTTCAATAACAAACATCTTTTTAGACAGATATATATAATTTCTGCCGGTTTCTTTTTCTATCTTTTTATATCGATCTGTATCTTCTTGTTCACCTGCCCGATGGAAAATTTTCATATGGTGATACATATCTCTTCTCTCTTTTCTGATGAACTTTAATAAATACAAAAGCTCGAAAGATGAAAAAGTCATTAATTCAGGAGTGTTTTTATCAATATAATGATCAGCTACAAATTCCCTCACCCTCACTTCCAGCCTTTCATTGTTCTGCATTGCCCTATTTGAATTCACTCTCATATCGCAGAACCCACAGTAATACTGAAATTCATTCATCTTTTTAATGTCACTTCCGCAATATGGACATGTTTTCTTATTCATCTTGCTCTCCTCCTTAAGGAATTGAACATGGTTAAGAGATTTGGATTATGCTGCTGCGGCAGCAGCCAATAACAGGCTCGATGCCTGTTAGATCTAATACTTGAAAATCGAGTGTTTTTTCTTCCATTCGTATAGATTTATAAATTCATTCATAACTTAACCTTTAATATTATATAAACAAAGGGGCTATGCCCCTTTGTTCTAAATCTTACAGATAGCCTTTTTCTTTCAAGCTTATATGGTTTCCTTTATGGGTTACAATGATATGGTCAAGAAGCGCTATTCCTAAGGTCTTCCCTGCATCTGCAATTCTCCTTGTAACTTCTATATCTTCTATGCTTGGTGTTGGGTCGCCGGAGGGATGCTGATGACTGACGATAATAGAGGCTGCGTTGTTTAAAATAGCTGATTTCATCACCTCTCTTGGATGAACAACACTTGTATTTAAACTTCCAACGTGTGCCCGGTGTAACCCTATAACCTCATTTTTCGTATTAAGCATCATGACGAGAAATACCTCTCTGTCCTCATCTGCAATATAGGATGCCGCAAGCTTCTCTGCATCCATTGGGGAAGTTATTTTGTATGCGGCAAAAACTTCTTTTGCTTCCCTGATTTCCTGTCTGATTCGTACCACTTCAAAGATAGATTCTAAAGTCATTCTTCATTCTCCTTTGTAATTATGATTTTGGATTTTGCTTTTCAATATTTCTTGAGTGTTTTAAGGTTGTTTTCTTCCCTCCTTTTCTTTTTAATCTTCGGTTGTCCCTTTTGAAGGCGAAGCGCTGATGTTCCCCAAAGGGGGATGATTTTTCCCCTTTTGCAAGGAGAACGAAAAACACGCATAGACAATTGGTCAAGGGTGGTTTGAGCACAAAAAGTTTTTTATGCTGCAAGCATCTTATAAAAAAGTTTTTTGCCCCTTGAACGATTGACTCGCCGTCTTCATCTCCTGCCGGAAAGGTTCGGGTTCCTGCCGGCTGAAGATGTAGTCGGCTTGCGCTGTTTTACGATTCGGATTCAAAAGGGAAAAGCACAATAAAAAGCAGCCACGATTGGCTGCTTACCTTTTGATCTCTTTTTATTTTATTTTTGCACCTTAATATTTTCAGGTTTTCGGCTCGTTCGGTATGGCGGCTTGCCGCAAATGTAACAGGAACCTACGGCATGTAGGCGAATGCTATACAGACCGTGGTTATCGGGCCATTTAATGCCGAAGCGATACATACAGAATGACAGAAAGATGTTATTCCCTTTCTGATCAGTCTGTTGTGCTGCCGCCAAAAGAATACAAAAAGATTTAGTGCTAAAAGTTCAAAATACAAAAACAACAGCCTTAAGACTGCTTTGTAGATGTGGTACAAAAAAGATATCAATTTAATCAGCCTGATCATAATCATGTATGCTGACTCTATACGTATTAAAAATCAATATTTAGCGAATACATCTACTTAGCATCTTTCATTAAATCATCAATTACAATCATTTTATAATTTTATAAGCCGTTCTTTTTATGAACATAAACATTGAGGTATTCCAAATCAATTAGTTAAAAACATATATATATTATATACAATAACATATATGTTGTTGTATATAATATCTCTAAAGTTAATATTAAAGATATTATTATTTATATATAACCACGAACATAACACTATAAAGATTTCATTGTATTTCCTTTTAAGTCCTGTAAATCTCTGTTAACACCCCTTCTATTAGAACTATAGATGTTTTTTATTGAAAATAGTTTGAATTTTAAGAATAATTGTTGTATTATCTTATTAAAATGAACATGTTCATTTAATGAACATGTTCTAAATTTTAAAGGAGGTCTTTAAAAATTGACTACAAAAACATTTAACTTTTTACAACGAGTAAAAAACTTACGAAATGAGATGAGTAAAAAAAATATTTTTGTTTCATTGGTTTGGGATCCAGATAACCAGTATTATCTTAGCGGATTCCGTGCTATTTCCTACACGAGACCTATTTTATTATTCGTGTATGAAGACAAGCTGGAATATATCATTCCAGCTTTAGAAGAGCTTCACGCCAAGGAAAAATCTTTAGCTGATATACATCATGTGTACTATGAGCAAAACAATTACATTGGAAAACAAGTCACTTATCATCATCACTTTCAAGAAATCATTCAATCCTGGCCGAAAAACGTAAAAGTTGGGTTAGAAAAATCGATTGTTCCTGCATCTGTTTATGATGACTTATTAAAGATTGGAGCAGAAGTGGTATCAATTGACCAAGATCTTATTAATCTAAGAGCCATCAAAGATGAAAACGAAATGAAGTGGCTTGAAGAGGCAGGATGGCTGTCCGATGTAGCGATTACGGAATCATTAAAAAATGTACAGGCTGGTATCAGTGAATTAGAGTTTGATGCTATTGGTGATTATAAGCTCTTAAATGTCGCAGCTGAAAAATATCCTAATACAGTTGTTGGTTATGAAAACTGGACTTGTTCAGGAATTGAAAGATCAGTCATGCCTCACCTTTATTCCGGAACAAGAAAATTTCAAAATGGTGATGTAGTCATACATAG
Proteins encoded in this window:
- a CDS encoding RadC family protein, producing the protein MTLESIFEVVRIRQEIREAKEVFAAYKITSPMDAEKLAASYIADEDREVFLVMMLNTKNEVIGLHRAHVGSLNTSVVHPREVMKSAILNNAASIIVSHQHPSGDPTPSIEDIEVTRRIADAGKTLGIALLDHIIVTHKGNHISLKEKGYL
- a CDS encoding Xaa-Pro peptidase family protein → MTTKTFNFLQRVKNLRNEMSKKNIFVSLVWDPDNQYYLSGFRAISYTRPILLFVYEDKLEYIIPALEELHAKEKSLADIHHVYYEQNNYIGKQVTYHHHFQEIIQSWPKNVKVGLEKSIVPASVYDDLLKIGAEVVSIDQDLINLRAIKDENEMKWLEEAGWLSDVAITESLKNVQAGISELEFDAIGDYKLLNVAAEKYPNTVVGYENWTCSGIERSVMPHLYSGTRKFQNGDVVIHSRQVWVNGYRAENERTFFIGTPNNEQRYLFDLAIEAQRVGIEMIKPGVLAKDVDIASFEVFAKAGYGDYVNHRIGHGLGLSEHEEPYLRFDNDLILQEGMVYTIEPGVYVPGIGGFRHSDTVILTKNGCKTITNYPRLADDLIFS